A single Cyprinus carpio isolate SPL01 chromosome A6, ASM1834038v1, whole genome shotgun sequence DNA region contains:
- the LOC109072697 gene encoding peroxisomal membrane protein 4 yields the protein MAASALFKTLLYTVNNLLQQHKYKSALAVVKGFRNGAVYGAKIRAPHALVMTFLFRSGSLREKFRAIAQATYTHSRNLACFVLTYKGLQALQQRLQGKVLQSHSFLAACVGGWLVFGENNNINSQINMYLLSRILFALSRLAVEKGFIPQPKKDPFPLFAALVWGIVLWLFEYHPHTLQPSLQSSMNYLYHDSNTWHDISDFLIYNKPKTK from the exons ATGGCAGCTTCAGCTCTCTTTAAAACCTTATTATACACAGTCAACAATCTCCTGCAGCAACACAAATATAAATCTGCCCTGGCAGTCGTCAAAGGCTTCAGGAATGGAGCTGT ATATGGGGCTAAAATTCGTGCCCCTCACGCCCTAGTGATGACGTTTCTGTTCAGAAGTGGCAG TCTGAGAGAGAAGTTCAGAGCGATCGCTCAGGCCACGTACACTCACTCCAGGAATCTGGCCTGCTTTGTGTTGACGTATAAAGGCCTGCAGGCTCTCCAGCAGCGCTTGCAGGGAAAAGTGCTGCAGTCGCACTCGTTCCTCGCTGCCTGTGTCGGAGGCTGGCTGGTGTTCGGAGAGAATAACAACATCAACAGCCAG ATAAATATGTATCTGCTGTCCAGGATCCTCTTTGCTTTGTCTCGACTGGCCGTGGAAAAAGGCTTCATCCCGCAGCCCAAGAAAGACCCGTTCCCGCTGTTTGCCGCGCTGGTGTGGGGAATCGTGCTCTGGTTGTTTGAGTATCATCCTCACACGCTTCAGCCGTCGCTCCAGTCCTCCATGAACTACCTCTATCACGACAGCAACACGTGGCATGACATCTCAGACTTTCTCATCTAtaacaaaccaaaaaccaaatGA
- the LOC109072704 gene encoding protein-glutamine gamma-glutamyltransferase 5-like isoform X1: MDQFKVQTIDLQKAQNQTRHKTDGLSSSTLVLRRGQAFTVTINYDGRPFDPLKEKMIFQIVLGPLSVEVPVSRFGQPSLTQWSAFLERRVPNPTGPRALSVSLTSPASASIGVYTLQLRVEARLSVKTHSLGQITLLCNPWCQTDSVFLQAEDLRNEYVRSDIGLLFKGSPRNVVSRPWSFDQFEKGILDICMKLLQLSPQYQADMRTDLKNRSDPVYIGRVISAMVNSNDDKGVLMGNWSGDYSGGINPSQWSGSADILRKWSETQFRPVKYGQCWVFAAVMCTVMRALGIPTRVITNFNSAHDTDGNMVIEEYYNEMGKKLSMSSDSIWNFHVWVESWMKRPDLGQGYDGWQVLDATPQERSAGIFRCGPAAVKAIYQKKVDAQYDVPFVYAEVNADVRTIIIKDKKILSTSTDTKRVGALIATKRPGSTLMQDVTSEYKTEKDLDKLASRTRDPGPGRQPLAVEESIRPGRQPFGDEESRIAGSSFIRGMESEASKGIAVSLQLLKAPVVGENISFNVIITNNAAAPKLLKKHVNAQNKEYNRNPTGTFWEAHDDVKIGPNETLTIKHEISFKEYMLKEAEEDSLVNLAVVIEDVESQERVLASEEFNIRSPVLTVQIQNEFSVIINTPQVATVSFTNPFNVAVSGELTVSGSGLLEEKAQMTVTIKPQETMKKPVNFTPRMAGSKMLSASLVLTNPPTVLHGFKTINVQAS, encoded by the exons ATGGACC AGTTCAAGGTTCAAACTATTGACCTGCAAAAAGCACAAAACCAGACCCGCCACAAGACGGACGGTCTGAGCTCCAGCACGCTGGTTCTGCGGAGAGGACAGGCCTTCACAGTGACTATCAACTATGATGGACGACCATTCGATCCACTCAAGGAAAAAATGATCTTCCAAATTGTTctag GTCCTCTGTCTGTGGAGGTCCCGGTCTCCAGGTTCGGACAGCCCTCTCTGACTCAATGGAGCGCTTTTCTGGAGAGGCGTGTACCAAACCCAACTGGACCCCGAGCACTATCTGTATCACTGACCAGCCCTGCGTCTGCTTCTATCGGCGTCTACACGCTCCAGCTGAGGGTCGAGGCCCGCCTGAGTGTGAAAACACACTCCCTCGGCCAGATCACGCTCCTCTGCAACCCCTGGTGCCAAA CTGATTCGGTGTTCCTGCAGGCAGAGGATCTGAGGAATGAATATGTCAGGAGTGATATTGGCCTGCTGTTTAAAGGCAGCCCCCGTAACGTTGTCTCCAGACCCTGGTCGTTCGATCAG tttgaaaaggGGATACTGGACATCTGTATGAAATTGCTGCAGCTGAGTCCTCAATATCAAGCGGACATGAGAACAGATCTGAAGAACCGCAGCGATCCGGTGTACATCGGCCGCGTGATCTCAGCGATG GTGAACTCTAATGATGATAAAGGGGTGTTAATGGGAAACTGGTCAGGTGACTACAGCGGTGGCATCAACCCTTCACAGTGGTCCGGCAGCGCAGATATTCTCAGGAAGTGGTCAGAAACACAATTCAGACCTGTGAAATATGGACAGTGCTGGGTGTTTGCTGCTGTCATGTGTACAG TTATGAGAGCCCTTGGCATTCCGACTCGAGTCATCACCAACTTCAACTCCGCTCACGACACAGACGGAAACATGGTGATTGAGGAATATTACAATGAGATGGGGAAAAAGCTGTCTATGAGCAGCGATAGCATCTG GAACTTCCATGTGTGGGTGGAGAGTTGGATGAAGAGGCCTGATCTGGGTCAAGGTTATGACGGATGGCAGGTTCTCGATGCCACGCCACAAGAGAGGAGCGCAG GAATTTTCCGCTGTGGCCCTGCTGCTGTTAAAGCCATTTATCAGAAGAAAGTGGACGCACAATACGATGTGCCATTCGTTTACGCAGAAGTGAACGCAGATGTGCGTACAATAATCATCAAAGATAAGAAGATATTATCAACCAGCACTGATACAAAAAGAGTTGGAGCCCTGATAGCCACCAAACGTCCAGGATCCACTCTTATGCAGGATGTCACGTCTGAATACAAAACTGAGAAGG ATTTAGATAAACTCGCATCTCGTACACGAGATCCTG GTCCCGGAAGACAACCTCTTGCAGTTGAAGAAAGCATAA GGCCCGGAAGACAACCTTTTGGAGATGAAGAAAGCAGAA TTGCCGGATCTTCCTTTATTCGAGGTATGGAAAGCGAAG CTTCTAAGGGCATTGCAGTTTCTCTCCAGCTTCTGAAAGCCCCTGTAGTCggagaaaacatttctttcaatGTCATAATCACTAACAATGCGGCTGCTCCGAAACTGCTGAAAAAACACGTGAACGCTCAGAACAAGGAGTACAACCGCAATCCCACTGGAACCTTCTGGGAAGCTCATGACGATGTGAAGATCGGCCCGAATGAAA CTCTGACTATAAAACATGAGATCTCCTTCAAGGAGTACATGCTGAAGGAGGCTGAGGAGGATTCTCTGGTTAACCTGGCAGTGGTTATTGAGGATGTGGAGTCTCAGGAGAGAGTGCTGGCATCAGAAGAGTTCAACATCCGCAGCCCTGTCCTCACTGTACAG ATTCAAAATGAGTTCTCGGTCATCATTAACACTCCACAAGTTGCCACGGTGTCCTTCACAAACCCGTTCAACGTTGCAGTGAGCGGTGAACTGACCGTATCTGGTTCAGGACTCTTGGAGGAGAAGGCTCAAATGAC GGTTACGATAAAGCCTCAAGAAACCATGAAGAAGCCTGTTAATTTCACTCCCAGGATGGCAGGTTCCAAGATGCTTTCAGCTAGTTTAGTGTTGACAAATCCACCCACCGTCCTCCACGGATTCAAGACCATCAATGTTCAAGCATCTTAG
- the LOC109072704 gene encoding protein-glutamine gamma-glutamyltransferase 5-like isoform X2 produces the protein MDQFKVQTIDLQKAQNQTRHKTDGLSSSTLVLRRGQAFTVTINYDGRPFDPLKEKMIFQIVLGPLSVEVPVSRFGQPSLTQWSAFLERRVPNPTGPRALSVSLTSPASASIGVYTLQLRVEARLSVKTHSLGQITLLCNPWCQTDSVFLQAEDLRNEYVRSDIGLLFKGSPRNVVSRPWSFDQFEKGILDICMKLLQLSPQYQADMRTDLKNRSDPVYIGRVISAMVNSNDDKGVLMGNWSGDYSGGINPSQWSGSADILRKWSETQFRPVKYGQCWVFAAVMCTVMRALGIPTRVITNFNSAHDTDGNMVIEEYYNEMGKKLSMSSDSIWNFHVWVESWMKRPDLGQGYDGWQVLDATPQERSAGIFRCGPAAVKAIYQKKVDAQYDVPFVYAEVNADVRTIIIKDKKILSTSTDTKRVGALIATKRPGSTLMQDVTSEYKTEKDLDKLASRTRDPGPGRQPLAVEESIRPGRQPLAVEESRIAGSSFIRGMESEASKGIAVSLQLLKAPVVGENISFNVIITNNAAAPKLLKKHVNAQNKEYNRNPTGTFWEAHDDVKIGPNETLTIKHEISFKEYMLKEAEEDSLVNLAVVIEDVESQERVLASEEFNIRSPVLTVQIQNEFSVIINTPQVATVSFTNPFNVAVSGELTVSGSGLLEEKAQMTVTIKPQETMKKPVNFTPRMAGSKMLSASLVLTNPPTVLHGFKTINVQAS, from the exons ATGGACC AGTTCAAGGTTCAAACTATTGACCTGCAAAAAGCACAAAACCAGACCCGCCACAAGACGGACGGTCTGAGCTCCAGCACGCTGGTTCTGCGGAGAGGACAGGCCTTCACAGTGACTATCAACTATGATGGACGACCATTCGATCCACTCAAGGAAAAAATGATCTTCCAAATTGTTctag GTCCTCTGTCTGTGGAGGTCCCGGTCTCCAGGTTCGGACAGCCCTCTCTGACTCAATGGAGCGCTTTTCTGGAGAGGCGTGTACCAAACCCAACTGGACCCCGAGCACTATCTGTATCACTGACCAGCCCTGCGTCTGCTTCTATCGGCGTCTACACGCTCCAGCTGAGGGTCGAGGCCCGCCTGAGTGTGAAAACACACTCCCTCGGCCAGATCACGCTCCTCTGCAACCCCTGGTGCCAAA CTGATTCGGTGTTCCTGCAGGCAGAGGATCTGAGGAATGAATATGTCAGGAGTGATATTGGCCTGCTGTTTAAAGGCAGCCCCCGTAACGTTGTCTCCAGACCCTGGTCGTTCGATCAG tttgaaaaggGGATACTGGACATCTGTATGAAATTGCTGCAGCTGAGTCCTCAATATCAAGCGGACATGAGAACAGATCTGAAGAACCGCAGCGATCCGGTGTACATCGGCCGCGTGATCTCAGCGATG GTGAACTCTAATGATGATAAAGGGGTGTTAATGGGAAACTGGTCAGGTGACTACAGCGGTGGCATCAACCCTTCACAGTGGTCCGGCAGCGCAGATATTCTCAGGAAGTGGTCAGAAACACAATTCAGACCTGTGAAATATGGACAGTGCTGGGTGTTTGCTGCTGTCATGTGTACAG TTATGAGAGCCCTTGGCATTCCGACTCGAGTCATCACCAACTTCAACTCCGCTCACGACACAGACGGAAACATGGTGATTGAGGAATATTACAATGAGATGGGGAAAAAGCTGTCTATGAGCAGCGATAGCATCTG GAACTTCCATGTGTGGGTGGAGAGTTGGATGAAGAGGCCTGATCTGGGTCAAGGTTATGACGGATGGCAGGTTCTCGATGCCACGCCACAAGAGAGGAGCGCAG GAATTTTCCGCTGTGGCCCTGCTGCTGTTAAAGCCATTTATCAGAAGAAAGTGGACGCACAATACGATGTGCCATTCGTTTACGCAGAAGTGAACGCAGATGTGCGTACAATAATCATCAAAGATAAGAAGATATTATCAACCAGCACTGATACAAAAAGAGTTGGAGCCCTGATAGCCACCAAACGTCCAGGATCCACTCTTATGCAGGATGTCACGTCTGAATACAAAACTGAGAAGG ATTTAGATAAACTCGCATCTCGTACACGAGATCCTG GTCCCGGAAGACAACCTCTTGCAGTTGAAGAAAGCATAA GGCCCGGAAGACAACCTTTAGCAGTTGAAGAAAGCAGAA TTGCCGGATCTTCCTTTATTCGAGGTATGGAAAGCGAAG CTTCTAAGGGCATTGCAGTTTCTCTCCAGCTTCTGAAAGCCCCTGTAGTCggagaaaacatttctttcaatGTCATAATCACTAACAATGCGGCTGCTCCGAAACTGCTGAAAAAACACGTGAACGCTCAGAACAAGGAGTACAACCGCAATCCCACTGGAACCTTCTGGGAAGCTCATGACGATGTGAAGATCGGCCCGAATGAAA CTCTGACTATAAAACATGAGATCTCCTTCAAGGAGTACATGCTGAAGGAGGCTGAGGAGGATTCTCTGGTTAACCTGGCAGTGGTTATTGAGGATGTGGAGTCTCAGGAGAGAGTGCTGGCATCAGAAGAGTTCAACATCCGCAGCCCTGTCCTCACTGTACAG ATTCAAAATGAGTTCTCGGTCATCATTAACACTCCACAAGTTGCCACGGTGTCCTTCACAAACCCGTTCAACGTTGCAGTGAGCGGTGAACTGACCGTATCTGGTTCAGGACTCTTGGAGGAGAAGGCTCAAATGAC GGTTACGATAAAGCCTCAAGAAACCATGAAGAAGCCTGTTAATTTCACTCCCAGGATGGCAGGTTCCAAGATGCTTTCAGCTAGTTTAGTGTTGACAAATCCACCCACCGTCCTCCACGGATTCAAGACCATCAATGTTCAAGCATCTTAG